Proteins encoded together in one Pseudomonas asiatica window:
- the choX gene encoding choline ABC transporter substrate-binding protein, whose amino-acid sequence MHKFSAAVFALALSLGTATAHAADSDAQCTTVKMADPGWSDIATTNALARVLLESLGYQVKIDSLAVPIIYGGLKDGRVDAFLGNWMPAQQGFHDKFIANGDVQQLSRNLEGTEFTLAVPDYVWNAGVKDFADLQKHADQFDKKLYGIGSGAPANLSLKEIIDKNEFNLGQWKLVESSEQAMLAQVDRAVKKQQFITFLGWTPHPMNVKLKMHYLSGGEKWFGSKGEVYTLTRKGYPQACPNAAKLLGNLKFTLDMENTIMAEVVDKKMSFDDAAKAWLKAHPELLEGWLAGVTTKADGNALEAVKAKL is encoded by the coding sequence ATGCACAAGTTCTCCGCCGCCGTGTTCGCCCTGGCCCTGAGCCTGGGTACCGCCACGGCCCACGCCGCCGACAGCGACGCGCAATGCACCACCGTGAAGATGGCCGACCCCGGCTGGAGCGACATCGCAACGACCAACGCCTTGGCCCGCGTGCTTCTGGAAAGCCTGGGTTACCAGGTGAAAATCGACAGCCTGGCCGTTCCGATCATCTACGGCGGCCTCAAGGATGGCCGCGTCGATGCCTTCCTCGGTAACTGGATGCCGGCGCAGCAGGGCTTTCATGACAAGTTCATCGCAAATGGCGATGTGCAGCAGCTTTCGCGCAATCTGGAAGGAACCGAGTTCACCTTGGCAGTGCCCGACTATGTGTGGAATGCCGGAGTGAAGGATTTCGCCGACTTGCAGAAGCACGCCGACCAGTTCGACAAGAAGCTGTACGGGATTGGTTCCGGGGCACCGGCCAACCTGTCGTTGAAGGAAATCATCGACAAGAATGAATTCAACCTCGGCCAGTGGAAACTGGTGGAGTCCAGCGAGCAGGCGATGCTGGCACAGGTCGACCGGGCGGTGAAGAAACAACAGTTCATCACCTTCCTCGGCTGGACCCCGCACCCGATGAACGTGAAGCTGAAGATGCATTACCTGAGCGGCGGGGAGAAGTGGTTTGGCAGCAAGGGCGAGGTGTATACCCTGACCCGCAAGGGTTATCCACAAGCCTGCCCGAATGCGGCCAAGCTGCTGGGCAACCTGAAGTTCACGCTGGACATGGAAAACACCATCATGGCCGAAGTTGTGGACAAGAAGATGAGCTTCGATGATGCGGCCAAGGCTTGGCTGAAGGCGCACCCCGAGTTGCTGGAAGGGTGGTTGGCCGGGGTGACGACCAAGGCCGATGGCAATGCGCTGGAGGCGGTCAAAGCCAAACTGTAA
- a CDS encoding L-threonylcarbamoyladenylate synthase, whose translation MVSSFRVQQAAREIRAGAVIAYPTEAVWGLGCDPWNEDAVYRLLALKSRPVDKGLILVADNIRQFDFLFEDFPEDWIDRMGSTWPGPNTWLVPHQDLLPEWVTGQHDTVALRVSDHPVVRELCALVGPLISTSCNPGGRPAAKTRLRVEQYFHGQLDLVLGGALGGRKNPSVIRNLATGEVVRPG comes from the coding sequence ATGGTGAGCAGTTTTCGTGTGCAACAAGCCGCACGTGAGATCCGGGCGGGCGCAGTGATCGCCTATCCGACGGAAGCGGTCTGGGGCCTGGGCTGCGACCCGTGGAACGAGGACGCGGTGTATCGCCTGCTGGCGCTGAAGTCGCGGCCTGTGGATAAAGGCCTGATCCTGGTAGCCGACAACATCCGCCAGTTCGACTTCTTGTTTGAGGATTTCCCCGAAGACTGGATCGACCGCATGGGCAGCACCTGGCCGGGGCCGAACACCTGGCTGGTGCCGCACCAGGACCTGTTGCCCGAGTGGGTTACCGGGCAACATGACACCGTGGCACTGCGGGTCAGTGACCACCCGGTGGTACGTGAGCTGTGTGCGTTGGTGGGTCCGTTGATTTCCACTTCGTGCAACCCGGGCGGGCGCCCGGCGGCGAAGACCCGGTTGCGGGTGGAGCAGTACTTCCATGGTCAGCTGGATCTCGTGCTGGGGGGGGCGTTGGGTGGAAGGAAGAACCCTAGTGTGATTCGCAACCTGGCCACTGGCGAAGTCGTTCGCCCGGGCTGA
- the rsmB gene encoding 16S rRNA (cytosine(967)-C(5))-methyltransferase RsmB encodes MNPRLAAARALAAVLSGKASLNSSLPAQLDKVDERDRGLTQDLAFGTARWQPRLDLLAAQLLQKPFKAADADVQALLLVGLYQLFYSRIPAHAAIGETVGCADKLKKPWAKGLLNAVLRRAQREGEELLAGMERDPVVRTAHPRWLQKSLKAFWPEQWEAICAANNAHPPMILRVNRRHHSRDAYLALLAEAGVGASACQYSRDGIVLAEACDVRGLPGFAEGWVSVQDEAAQLSADLLELAPGQRVLDACCAPGGKTCHLLEAEAGLAHVVAIDLEAKRLTRVRENLDRLQLDAELIACDARDTASWWDGKPFQRILLDAPCSATGVIRRHPDIKLTRQADDIPALATLQGELLDALWPTLEVGGMLLYATCSSLPTENTEVIDAFLARTPGARELDLATEAGLRQPHGRQLLAQEGGHDGFYYAKLIKIAASRG; translated from the coding sequence ATGAACCCACGCCTCGCCGCCGCCCGTGCCCTTGCCGCTGTACTCAGTGGCAAGGCCTCGCTGAACAGTTCGCTGCCAGCGCAACTGGACAAGGTCGATGAACGCGACCGCGGCCTGACCCAGGACCTGGCGTTCGGTACCGCACGCTGGCAGCCACGGCTCGACCTGCTGGCGGCGCAGCTGCTGCAGAAGCCGTTCAAGGCCGCCGATGCCGATGTGCAGGCGTTGCTGCTGGTCGGCCTGTACCAGCTGTTCTACAGCCGTATCCCGGCCCACGCGGCCATTGGCGAGACCGTCGGCTGTGCCGACAAGCTGAAGAAGCCGTGGGCCAAGGGCCTGCTCAATGCCGTGCTGCGCCGCGCCCAACGCGAAGGCGAAGAATTGCTGGCCGGCATGGAGCGCGACCCGGTGGTACGCACTGCCCACCCGCGCTGGCTGCAGAAGTCGCTCAAGGCCTTCTGGCCGGAGCAGTGGGAGGCCATCTGCGCCGCCAACAACGCCCACCCGCCGATGATCCTGCGGGTCAACCGCCGCCACCACAGCCGCGATGCCTACCTGGCACTGCTGGCCGAGGCGGGCGTTGGCGCCAGCGCCTGCCAGTACAGCCGTGACGGTATCGTGTTGGCCGAAGCCTGCGATGTGCGCGGCCTGCCAGGCTTTGCCGAAGGCTGGGTGAGCGTGCAGGACGAAGCCGCGCAGCTGTCCGCCGACCTGCTGGAACTGGCCCCCGGCCAGCGCGTGCTCGACGCCTGCTGTGCACCGGGTGGCAAGACCTGCCACCTGCTGGAAGCCGAAGCCGGCCTGGCCCACGTGGTGGCCATCGACCTCGAAGCCAAGCGCCTGACCCGCGTGCGCGAGAACCTCGACCGCCTGCAATTGGACGCCGAGCTGATCGCCTGCGATGCCCGCGACACCGCCAGCTGGTGGGACGGCAAGCCGTTCCAGCGCATTCTGCTCGATGCCCCCTGTTCGGCCACCGGCGTGATCCGCCGCCACCCTGACATCAAGCTGACCCGTCAGGCCGACGACATCCCGGCCCTGGCCACGCTGCAAGGTGAGCTGCTCGATGCCCTGTGGCCGACCCTGGAAGTGGGCGGCATGCTGCTATACGCCACCTGCTCCAGCCTGCCGACCGAGAACACCGAAGTGATCGATGCCTTCCTTGCCCGCACCCCGGGCGCCCGTGAGCTGGACCTGGCCACCGAAGCCGGCCTGCGCCAGCCCCACGGCCGCCAGTTGTTGGCCCAGGAAGGCGGCCACGACGGTTTCTACTATGCCAAGCTGATCAAGATCGCCGCCTCGCGCGGATAA
- a CDS encoding SulP family inorganic anion transporter gives MHRLTHLLPFLSWLPRQSGRSLRQDLLVGLSGAILALPQSIAYALIAGLPAEYGLYAAIVPVLIACLWGSSWHLICGPTAAISIVLYASISPLAVAGSADYVTLVLLLTFLGGIFQLLLGLLRFGALVNFVSHSVVLGFTLGAAVVIALGQLPNLLGMDLPSQATALKTVQDLASHAGEVDLPSLVLGLATVVIGVVFKLWRPRWPSLLISLILVSLLAWLLPGFFGHVPRVPTFTGQLPPFSPLPLLDVELILRLLPSAVAVGMLGLVTSLSIARSLSAVSEQLIDADQEIRAQGLSNIVGAFFSGYLSSGSFTRSGLSYDAGARSPMAGVFSALWVAVFAVAGAGLIAHLPIPAMAGSILLICWGLVDHQGIRALFRVSRSEFLVMALTAAATLLLELQTAIYAGVLASLFFYLKRTSRPRVQQSREGEADVLRVGGSIFFGAAHYLQVRLQRCQGPHVVIDARQVNFIDYSGVDMLHREARRLRRAGGSLTLHRARPQVIEELQKLEGVELCPIRFEE, from the coding sequence ATGCATCGCCTCACTCACCTGCTGCCCTTCCTCTCCTGGCTCCCCCGCCAATCGGGCCGCAGCCTGCGCCAGGACCTGCTGGTGGGCCTGAGCGGTGCAATCCTCGCCCTGCCGCAATCCATCGCCTATGCCCTGATCGCCGGCCTGCCGGCCGAGTACGGGCTGTACGCCGCCATCGTGCCAGTGCTGATCGCCTGCCTGTGGGGCTCGTCCTGGCACCTGATCTGCGGCCCGACCGCTGCCATCTCCATCGTCCTCTACGCCAGTATCAGCCCGCTGGCCGTTGCCGGCAGCGCCGACTATGTCACCTTGGTGCTGCTGCTGACCTTCCTCGGCGGCATCTTCCAGTTGCTGCTGGGGCTTTTGCGCTTCGGCGCACTGGTCAATTTCGTCTCCCATTCCGTGGTGCTCGGCTTCACCCTGGGCGCCGCTGTCGTCATTGCCCTGGGCCAGCTGCCCAACCTGCTGGGCATGGACCTGCCAAGCCAGGCCACGGCGCTGAAGACCGTGCAGGACCTGGCCAGCCATGCCGGCGAGGTCGACCTGCCTTCCTTGGTTCTGGGCCTGGCCACAGTGGTGATCGGCGTGGTCTTCAAGCTCTGGCGCCCACGCTGGCCCAGCCTGTTGATAAGCCTGATTTTGGTAAGCCTGCTGGCCTGGCTGCTGCCCGGGTTCTTTGGCCATGTGCCGCGTGTGCCGACATTCACCGGCCAGCTGCCACCCTTCAGCCCGCTGCCCTTGCTGGATGTGGAACTGATCCTGCGCCTGCTGCCCAGCGCCGTGGCAGTGGGCATGCTCGGGCTGGTCACCAGCCTGTCGATCGCCCGCTCGTTATCGGCAGTTTCGGAGCAGTTGATCGACGCAGACCAGGAAATACGCGCACAGGGCCTGTCGAACATCGTCGGTGCGTTTTTCTCCGGTTACCTGTCTTCCGGCTCATTCACCCGCTCCGGGCTGAGCTACGACGCCGGCGCCCGCTCGCCCATGGCCGGGGTATTCTCGGCGCTGTGGGTGGCGGTGTTCGCCGTTGCCGGGGCCGGGCTGATTGCGCACCTGCCGATTCCGGCCATGGCCGGCAGCATCCTGCTGATCTGCTGGGGGTTGGTGGACCACCAGGGGATTCGTGCGCTGTTCCGGGTCAGCCGCTCGGAGTTCCTGGTAATGGCGCTGACGGCGGCAGCGACCTTGTTGCTGGAGCTGCAGACGGCGATCTATGCCGGAGTGCTGGCGTCGCTGTTCTTCTATCTGAAGCGCACCTCGCGACCACGGGTGCAACAAAGCCGTGAAGGGGAGGCGGACGTGCTGCGGGTGGGCGGGTCGATCTTCTTTGGTGCGGCGCATTACCTGCAGGTGCGCTTGCAGCGCTGCCAGGGGCCGCATGTTGTTATCGATGCGCGGCAGGTGAACTTCATCGATTACTCGGGTGTGGATATGTTGCACCGCGAGGCGCGGCGGTTGCGGCGGGCAGGGGGGAGTCTGACCCTGCACCGGGCCAGGCCGCAGGTGATCGAGGAGTTGCAGAAGCTGGAAGGGGTGGAGCTTTGTCCGATCCGGTTTGAAGAGTGA
- the aroE gene encoding shikimate dehydrogenase, which translates to MDQYVVFGNPIGHSKSPLIHRLFAEQTGQDLEYATLLAPLDEFSDCARGFFKQGRGGNVTVPFKEEAYRLCDSLTPRARRAGAVNTLSKLADGTLQGDNTDGAGLVRDLTVNAGVELAGKRILILGAGGAVRGVLEPILAHKPQSLVIANRTVEKAEQLAREFDELGPVVASGFAWLQEPVDVIINATSASLAGELPPIADSLVEAGRTVCYDMMYGKEPTPFCQWAEKLGAAKVLDGLGMLAEQAAEAFFIWRGVRPDTAPVLAELRRQLARG; encoded by the coding sequence ATGGACCAGTACGTCGTTTTTGGTAACCCCATCGGCCACAGCAAGTCGCCGCTGATCCATCGCCTGTTCGCCGAACAGACCGGCCAGGACCTGGAATACGCCACCCTGCTGGCGCCGCTGGACGAGTTCAGCGACTGCGCGCGCGGCTTCTTCAAGCAAGGCCGCGGCGGCAACGTCACCGTGCCGTTCAAGGAAGAGGCCTACCGCCTGTGCGACAGCCTGACCCCGCGTGCTCGGCGCGCTGGTGCGGTGAACACGCTAAGCAAGCTGGCCGATGGCACACTGCAGGGCGACAACACCGATGGCGCTGGCCTTGTGCGCGACCTGACGGTGAATGCTGGGGTCGAGCTGGCGGGCAAACGCATTCTGATCCTGGGTGCTGGTGGCGCGGTACGTGGCGTGCTGGAGCCGATCCTGGCGCACAAGCCGCAGTCGCTGGTGATTGCCAACCGTACCGTGGAAAAGGCTGAGCAGCTGGCGCGTGAGTTCGATGAACTGGGGCCGGTGGTGGCCAGCGGGTTTGCCTGGTTGCAGGAACCGGTGGATGTGATCATCAATGCCACCTCGGCGAGCCTGGCCGGTGAGTTGCCGCCGATCGCCGACAGCCTGGTCGAGGCGGGGCGCACGGTTTGCTACGACATGATGTATGGCAAGGAGCCTACGCCGTTTTGCCAGTGGGCCGAGAAGCTGGGGGCGGCCAAGGTGCTGGATGGGCTGGGGATGCTGGCTGAGCAGGCGGCTGAGGCTTTCTTTATCTGGCGTGGGGTGCGGCCGGATACGGCGCCAGTGTTGGCTGAGTTGCGCCGGCAGCTGGCTCGCGGCTGA
- the dprA gene encoding DNA-processing protein DprA has translation MQTYHSSPLPPAELEARLRLHRLPETGLRRFNTLLEAFGSASSALCAPAGAWRALGIPQATIDARRSAEVREGALAAMAWLERQGQHLLMWDGPGYPPLLAEIDDAPPLLFVAGDPALLERPQLAIVGSRRASPPALDTAAAFSRYLAQAGFTITSGLAVGIDGAAHRAALQAGGGTIGVLGTGLQKLYPQRHKSLAQAMIDNGSALVSEYPLDAGPLPGNFPRRNRIISGLSLGVLVVEASLASGSLITARLAAEQGREVYAIPGSIHHPGAKGCHQLIRDGALLVESVEQILESLQGWQNLPPAVVDKFDHPLLALLHAAPQTSESLAHCSELPLADVLAQLTELELEGRVSNEAGRWFARAG, from the coding sequence ATGCAGACCTACCATTCGTCGCCTCTTCCGCCTGCCGAACTGGAGGCCCGATTACGCCTGCACCGGCTGCCGGAGACGGGATTGCGTCGCTTTAACACCTTGCTTGAGGCTTTTGGCAGTGCCTCTTCGGCACTGTGTGCACCCGCCGGCGCCTGGCGCGCATTGGGCATACCCCAGGCCACCATCGATGCCCGGCGCAGTGCCGAAGTTCGTGAGGGTGCATTGGCCGCAATGGCCTGGCTAGAGCGCCAGGGCCAGCATTTGCTGATGTGGGACGGCCCTGGCTACCCGCCACTATTGGCGGAAATCGACGATGCCCCTCCACTGCTTTTCGTAGCTGGAGACCCGGCCTTGCTCGAGCGCCCACAACTGGCAATTGTGGGCAGCAGGCGTGCTTCACCACCGGCGCTCGACACCGCTGCGGCATTTTCCCGCTACCTGGCGCAGGCCGGTTTCACCATTACCAGCGGCTTGGCCGTGGGCATCGACGGTGCCGCTCATCGGGCCGCATTGCAGGCTGGCGGGGGCACGATCGGCGTGCTCGGTACGGGGTTGCAAAAACTTTATCCACAGCGCCACAAGTCGCTTGCGCAAGCGATGATCGACAATGGCAGCGCGCTGGTATCCGAGTACCCGCTGGATGCCGGGCCGCTGCCCGGTAATTTCCCGCGGCGCAATCGCATCATCAGCGGGCTGTCGCTGGGCGTGCTGGTTGTCGAGGCAAGCCTGGCCAGTGGTTCGCTGATCACCGCACGCCTGGCTGCCGAGCAAGGCCGCGAGGTGTATGCCATACCGGGATCCATTCACCATCCTGGGGCCAAGGGCTGCCACCAGTTGATCCGTGACGGCGCGCTGCTGGTGGAAAGCGTGGAGCAGATACTGGAAAGCCTGCAGGGTTGGCAGAACCTGCCACCTGCGGTTGTGGATAAATTTGACCATCCACTGCTCGCCCTGCTGCATGCCGCGCCACAGACCAGTGAAAGCCTGGCCCACTGCAGCGAGCTGCCGCTGGCCGACGTGCTCGCGCAGCTGACCGAACTGGAGCTGGAAGGCCGGGTCAGCAATGAAGCCGGGCGTTGGTTTGCCCGCGCGGGCTAA
- the fmt gene encoding methionyl-tRNA formyltransferase, with product MRIVFAGTPEFAAEHLKALLDSPYEIVAVYTQPDRPAGRGQKLMPSPVKQLAVAHDIPVFQPPTLRNAEAQAELAALKPDLMVVVAYGLILPQVVLDIPRLGCINSHASLLPRWRGAAPIQRAVEAGDAESGVTVMRMEAGLDTGPMLLKVVTPISAEDTGGSLHDRLAEMGPPAVVQAIAGLADGSLQGEVQDDALATYAHKLNKDEARIDWSRPAVELERLIRAFNPWPVCHSTLDGESVKVLAANLSTAIGTPGEILSASKDGLVVACGDQALSLTRLQLPGGKALNFSDLFNSRREKFASGKVLGQ from the coding sequence ATGCGCATCGTCTTTGCAGGCACTCCAGAGTTTGCCGCCGAACACCTCAAGGCCCTGCTCGACAGCCCGTACGAGATCGTGGCCGTCTACACCCAGCCCGACCGCCCCGCTGGCCGTGGCCAGAAGCTGATGCCGAGCCCGGTCAAGCAACTGGCTGTGGCCCATGACATCCCGGTGTTCCAACCGCCGACCCTGCGCAACGCCGAAGCCCAGGCCGAACTTGCGGCGCTGAAGCCGGACCTGATGGTAGTGGTCGCCTACGGCCTGATCCTGCCGCAGGTGGTGCTGGATATCCCGCGCCTGGGCTGTATCAACAGCCATGCTTCCCTGCTGCCCCGCTGGCGCGGTGCCGCACCGATCCAGCGCGCCGTGGAAGCCGGCGACGCCGAGAGCGGTGTGACCGTGATGCGTATGGAAGCGGGCCTGGACACCGGCCCGATGCTGCTCAAGGTGGTCACGCCGATCAGCGCCGAAGACACCGGCGGCAGCCTGCACGACCGCTTGGCCGAGATGGGCCCGCCCGCAGTCGTACAAGCCATCGCCGGCCTGGCCGATGGTTCGCTGCAGGGTGAAGTGCAGGACGATGCCCTGGCCACCTACGCGCACAAGCTGAACAAGGACGAAGCGCGCATCGATTGGAGCCGCCCGGCCGTCGAGCTGGAACGCCTGATCCGTGCCTTCAACCCGTGGCCGGTGTGCCACAGCACCCTCGATGGCGAAAGCGTGAAAGTGCTGGCCGCCAACTTGTCCACAGCGATAGGCACCCCGGGTGAGATCCTCTCCGCCAGCAAGGACGGCCTGGTTGTCGCCTGCGGTGACCAGGCACTGAGCCTGACCCGTCTGCAACTGCCCGGCGGCAAGGCACTGAACTTCAGCGACCTGTTCAACAGCCGTCGCGAGAAATTCGCCAGCGGCAAGGTGCTGGGCCAATGA
- the def gene encoding peptide deformylase: MAILNILEFPDPRLRTIAKPVTVFDDALRQLIDDMFETMYEAPGIGLAATQVNVHQQVVVMDLSEDRSEPRVFINPTVEELTHDMGQYQEGCLSVPGFYENVDRPLRVRVKAQDRDGKPYELECEGLLAVCVQHEFDHLNGKLFVDYLSQLKRDRIKKKLEKQHRQQA; the protein is encoded by the coding sequence ATGGCCATCTTGAACATTCTCGAATTCCCGGACCCGCGCCTGCGCACCATCGCCAAGCCGGTGACGGTGTTCGACGACGCCCTGCGTCAGCTGATCGACGACATGTTTGAAACCATGTACGAAGCCCCTGGCATCGGCCTGGCCGCCACCCAGGTCAACGTGCACCAGCAGGTCGTGGTCATGGACCTCAGTGAAGACCGCAGCGAGCCGCGCGTCTTCATCAACCCTACGGTCGAAGAGCTGACCCATGACATGGGCCAGTACCAGGAAGGCTGCCTGTCGGTACCTGGCTTCTACGAGAACGTCGACCGCCCGTTGCGTGTGCGGGTGAAGGCCCAGGACCGCGACGGCAAGCCTTACGAGCTGGAGTGCGAAGGCCTGCTGGCGGTGTGCGTGCAGCATGAGTTCGATCACCTCAACGGCAAGCTGTTCGTCGACTACCTGTCGCAGCTCAAGCGCGACCGGATCAAGAAGAAGCTGGAAAAGCAGCACCGCCAGCAAGCCTGA
- a CDS encoding NADPH:quinone reductase, protein MAKRIQFSQHGGPEVLQFVEFEPAPPGPQQVRVRNHAIGLNFIDTYFRSGLYAPPSLPSGLGTEAAGVVEAVGEGVTRLKVGDRVAHAGGPLGAYSEVHTLPEANLVKLPDNISFEQAAAVMLKGLTVQYLLKQTYEVKAGDVILFHAAAGGVGSLACQWAKALGAKLIGTVSSAEKAERAKALGAWATIDYSREDVAKRVLELTDGKKCPVVYDGVGADTWLTSLDCLQPRGLMVSFGNASGAVSGVNLGILAQKGSLYVTRPTLATYANNAENTQAMADDLFAMIGSGKLVVDIQQRYPLSEAAKAQAELSARRTVGSTILLP, encoded by the coding sequence ATGGCCAAGCGTATCCAGTTCAGCCAGCATGGCGGCCCGGAAGTGCTGCAGTTTGTGGAATTCGAACCAGCCCCGCCAGGGCCACAGCAGGTGCGTGTACGTAACCATGCGATCGGCCTGAACTTCATCGATACCTACTTCCGCAGCGGGCTGTATGCACCGCCATCCCTGCCTTCGGGGCTGGGCACTGAAGCGGCTGGCGTGGTCGAGGCCGTGGGCGAGGGCGTGACCCGGCTGAAAGTGGGTGACCGCGTGGCCCATGCCGGCGGCCCGTTGGGCGCGTACAGCGAGGTGCATACGCTGCCGGAAGCTAATCTGGTGAAGCTGCCCGACAACATCAGCTTCGAGCAGGCAGCGGCGGTGATGCTCAAGGGTTTGACCGTGCAGTACCTGCTGAAGCAGACCTATGAGGTGAAGGCGGGTGACGTGATCCTGTTCCACGCAGCAGCTGGCGGCGTGGGTTCGTTGGCGTGCCAGTGGGCCAAGGCGCTGGGGGCCAAGCTGATCGGTACCGTGAGTTCTGCCGAGAAGGCCGAACGGGCCAAGGCGCTTGGGGCGTGGGCGACCATCGACTATAGCCGTGAGGACGTAGCCAAGCGGGTGCTGGAGCTGACCGACGGCAAGAAATGCCCGGTGGTGTATGACGGTGTGGGTGCCGACACCTGGCTGACCTCGCTGGACTGCCTGCAGCCGCGCGGGTTGATGGTGAGCTTTGGCAATGCCTCGGGGGCGGTGAGCGGGGTGAACCTGGGGATTCTGGCGCAGAAAGGGTCGCTGTATGTGACCCGCCCGACGTTGGCGACCTATGCCAACAATGCCGAGAATACCCAGGCCATGGCCGATGACCTGTTTGCGATGATCGGCAGTGGCAAGCTGGTTGTGGATATCCAACAGCGGTATCCGCTCAGCGAGGCGGCCAAGGCACAGGCGGAGCTGTCGGCTCGGCGGACTGTGGGTTCCACAATTCTGCTTCCTTGA
- the hemF gene encoding oxygen-dependent coproporphyrinogen oxidase, with protein MTSRTEAVKAYLLDLQDRICSALEAEDGGARFVEDAWVREAGGGGRTRVIGDGKVIEKGGVNFSHVFGAGLPPSASAHRPELAGRGFEALGVSLVIHPHNPHVPTSHANVRFFIAEKEGEEAVWWFGGGFDLTPYYGNEEDCIHWHRVAEQACAPFGADVYPRYKAWCDRYFHLKHRGEPRGIGGLFFDDLNEWDFDTCFAFIRAIGDAYVNAYLPIVQRRKGTPYTPQQREFQEYRRGRYVEFNLVYDRGTLFGLQSGGRTESILMSLPPQVRWGYDWKAAPGSEEARLTEYFLQDRDWLGQ; from the coding sequence ATGACTAGCCGCACCGAGGCCGTGAAAGCCTACCTGCTCGACCTGCAAGACCGCATCTGCTCTGCCCTCGAAGCTGAAGACGGCGGCGCCCGCTTCGTCGAGGACGCATGGGTGCGCGAAGCCGGTGGCGGGGGCCGCACGCGGGTGATCGGCGATGGCAAGGTGATCGAGAAAGGGGGGGTCAACTTCTCCCACGTGTTCGGCGCCGGTCTGCCGCCGTCGGCCAGTGCCCACCGCCCCGAGCTGGCGGGCCGTGGCTTCGAGGCCTTGGGCGTGTCGCTGGTGATCCACCCGCACAACCCGCATGTGCCCACCTCCCACGCCAACGTGCGCTTCTTCATCGCCGAAAAGGAAGGTGAAGAGGCTGTCTGGTGGTTCGGCGGCGGCTTCGACCTGACTCCGTACTACGGCAATGAAGAAGACTGCATCCACTGGCACCGTGTGGCCGAGCAGGCCTGCGCGCCGTTCGGCGCCGACGTGTACCCGCGCTACAAGGCCTGGTGCGACCGCTACTTCCACCTCAAGCACCGTGGCGAGCCACGCGGCATTGGTGGGTTGTTCTTCGATGACCTGAACGAGTGGGACTTCGACACCTGCTTCGCCTTCATCCGCGCCATTGGCGACGCCTACGTCAACGCCTACCTGCCGATCGTCCAGCGCCGCAAGGGCACGCCCTACACGCCGCAGCAGCGCGAGTTCCAGGAGTATCGCCGTGGCCGCTACGTGGAGTTCAACCTGGTCTACGACCGTGGCACCTTGTTCGGCCTGCAGTCCGGCGGTCGCACCGAGTCCATCCTCATGTCGCTGCCGCCGCAGGTGCGCTGGGGCTACGACTGGAAGGCCGCGCCCGGCAGCGAAGAAGCACGCCTGACCGAGTACTTCCTGCAGGACCGCGACTGGCTCGGCCAGTAA